A section of the Flavobacterium ardleyense genome encodes:
- a CDS encoding NADH-quinone oxidoreductase subunit A: MQTTQADYIPILMQFLLAVGFVVTTIIISGLLGPSRKSRNKDRNFECGIESVGNARVPFSVKYFLVAILFVLFDIEVIFLYPWAVNFREMGMEGLIKMSVFMVLLLIGFFYILKKKALEWE, translated from the coding sequence ATGCAAACAACTCAGGCGGATTATATTCCAATTTTAATGCAATTTTTACTTGCAGTTGGATTTGTAGTGACAACCATCATTATTTCTGGCTTATTAGGTCCATCACGTAAGTCCCGAAACAAGGACCGAAACTTTGAGTGTGGTATCGAATCGGTAGGAAACGCACGTGTTCCATTCTCTGTAAAATACTTTCTAGTAGCTATCTTATTTGTGCTTTTTGATATAGAGGTGATATTTCTATACCCTTGGGCTGTGAATTTCCGCGAAATGGGAATGGAAGGTCTTATCAAAATGTCTGTTTTTATGGTACTGCTCTTAATTGGCTTCTTCTACATCTTAAAGAAGAAAGCTTTAGAATGGGAATAA
- a CDS encoding TlpA family protein disulfide reductase, producing the protein MKKLVLLLLVGCTAGFAQTATMKFKAEIANRNSDTIYIQSQSLLEKIVVNNKGVFEKTFNAPKGVYQMSDGAEYTQMFLQPGYDLVLKMDAKKFDESIMYSGNGSKENNILVNFLRANAELDAMMDTATKDDFASKLAKSTASTEAALTATGIDAEFSQKLGASVKQQAQMMLMMYEQNQVVKALVGKPAPATAFENHKGGTTKLSDFKGKYVYVDVWATWCGPCRVEIPHLQEIEKKYHGKNIEFVSISIDAKKDYDKWKNLVKDKSLGGVQLLAEGDWNSELVKQLGISGIPRFILIDPKGNILDPNAPRPSEPRLVQVLDGLLKG; encoded by the coding sequence ATGAAGAAATTAGTTTTATTACTACTTGTTGGTTGCACAGCAGGTTTCGCGCAAACGGCGACAATGAAATTTAAAGCAGAGATTGCCAACAGAAACAGCGACACCATTTATATACAGTCACAAAGTCTTTTGGAGAAAATCGTTGTGAATAATAAAGGAGTTTTCGAGAAAACTTTTAATGCGCCTAAAGGTGTTTACCAAATGTCTGACGGTGCCGAATACACTCAAATGTTTTTGCAGCCTGGATATGATCTGGTTCTAAAAATGGATGCAAAGAAATTTGATGAGTCGATTATGTACTCTGGAAATGGTTCGAAAGAAAATAATATTCTAGTGAATTTCCTTCGTGCTAATGCTGAACTTGATGCGATGATGGATACAGCAACAAAAGATGATTTTGCTTCTAAACTTGCAAAATCTACCGCTTCGACCGAAGCAGCTTTAACAGCAACTGGAATTGATGCAGAATTTAGCCAGAAACTTGGCGCTTCTGTTAAGCAACAAGCGCAGATGATGCTAATGATGTATGAGCAAAATCAAGTTGTAAAAGCTCTTGTTGGAAAACCAGCACCGGCAACAGCTTTCGAAAACCATAAAGGTGGAACTACAAAACTTTCTGATTTTAAAGGAAAATACGTTTATGTTGATGTTTGGGCAACTTGGTGTGGTCCTTGTCGTGTAGAGATTCCGCATTTGCAAGAAATCGAAAAGAAATACCACGGTAAAAATATCGAATTTGTAAGTATCTCAATTGATGCTAAAAAAGATTACGATAAATGGAAAAATCTGGTAAAAGATAAATCACTTGGTGGCGTTCAGCTTCTTGCTGAAGGCGATTGGAATTCTGAGTTAGTTAAACAATTAGGTATCTCTGGAATTCCACGTTTTATCTTAATTGATCCAAAAGGAAATATTCTTGATCCTAATGCGCCAAGACCTTCAGAGCCGAGATTGGTGCAGGTTTTGGATGGATTATTGAAAGGATAA
- the aspS gene encoding aspartate--tRNA ligase, which yields MYRSHNCGELNATHINTEVTLAGWVQKSRDKGFMNWVDLRDRYGITQLIFDESRTEKSVFELAKTLGREFVIQATGTVIEREAKNKNIPTGEIEILVTKLTILNASITPPFTIEDETDGGEDIRMKFRYLDIRRNPVKNSLLFRHKVAMEVRKYLSDLDFCEVETPYLIKSTPEGARDFVVPSRMNAGQFYALPQSPQTFKQLLMVGGMDKYFQIVKCFRDEDLRADRQPEFTQIDCEMAFVDQEDILNIFEGLTRHLLLEINGVEVEKFPRITYDYAMKTYGNDKPDIRFDMKFAELNEIAQHKEFPVFNAAELVVGIAVPKAGIYTRKEIDALIEWIKRPQVGATGMVYVKCNDDGTYKSSVDKFYDQEDLAAWAKATGAVAGDMIMVLSGPADKTRTQLSALRMELATRLGLRDPKVFAPLWVVDFPLLEFDEESGRYHAMHHPFTSPKPEDMHLLDTEPGKVRANAYDMVLNGNEIGGGSIRIHDKATQQLMFKYLGFTEEEAKNQFGFLMDAFQYGAPPHGGLAFGLDRLVAILGGQETIRDFIAFPKNNSGRDVMIDAPATIDDKQLAELSIAVTAK from the coding sequence ATGTACAGAAGTCATAATTGCGGAGAGCTGAACGCTACGCATATCAATACAGAAGTTACACTTGCCGGATGGGTTCAGAAATCGCGCGACAAAGGATTTATGAATTGGGTAGATTTACGTGACAGATACGGTATTACGCAACTGATTTTCGACGAAAGTCGTACAGAAAAATCGGTTTTTGAACTTGCTAAAACGCTAGGCCGTGAATTTGTAATTCAGGCAACTGGAACCGTAATTGAGCGTGAAGCCAAAAACAAAAATATTCCAACTGGAGAAATTGAAATTCTAGTTACAAAACTTACTATACTCAACGCATCAATCACGCCTCCTTTTACAATTGAGGACGAAACTGATGGTGGCGAAGACATCCGAATGAAATTCCGTTACTTGGACATCCGACGAAATCCTGTAAAAAACAGCCTTCTTTTCCGTCATAAAGTAGCAATGGAAGTTCGCAAATACTTATCAGATTTAGATTTCTGTGAGGTTGAAACTCCTTACTTAATTAAGTCAACACCCGAAGGTGCTCGCGACTTCGTGGTGCCTTCACGTATGAATGCAGGACAATTTTACGCGTTGCCACAATCGCCACAAACTTTCAAACAATTATTGATGGTTGGTGGAATGGACAAATATTTCCAAATCGTGAAATGTTTTCGTGACGAAGATCTTCGCGCAGACAGACAGCCTGAATTTACTCAAATTGACTGCGAAATGGCTTTTGTAGACCAAGAAGATATTCTGAATATTTTTGAAGGACTTACCAGACATTTACTTCTTGAAATCAATGGTGTCGAAGTGGAGAAATTCCCTCGTATTACCTACGATTACGCGATGAAAACTTACGGAAACGACAAGCCAGATATTCGTTTTGATATGAAATTTGCCGAGTTAAATGAAATTGCACAACACAAAGAATTCCCAGTTTTCAATGCTGCCGAATTAGTTGTGGGAATCGCAGTTCCAAAAGCAGGAATTTATACCCGTAAGGAAATCGATGCACTTATCGAGTGGATCAAACGTCCACAAGTAGGCGCTACGGGAATGGTTTATGTGAAATGTAACGACGACGGAACCTATAAATCTTCGGTAGATAAATTCTACGATCAGGAAGATCTTGCGGCTTGGGCGAAAGCTACGGGCGCGGTTGCCGGCGATATGATTATGGTACTTTCTGGACCAGCGGACAAAACTCGTACTCAATTATCAGCGTTGCGAATGGAGCTTGCCACGAGATTAGGATTGAGAGATCCAAAGGTTTTCGCACCACTTTGGGTAGTCGATTTCCCACTATTGGAATTTGACGAAGAAAGCGGAAGATACCACGCAATGCACCACCCTTTTACCTCTCCAAAGCCAGAGGATATGCATCTTTTGGACACCGAGCCAGGAAAAGTTCGTGCAAATGCCTACGATATGGTCTTGAACGGAAACGAAATTGGCGGTGGTTCAATCAGAATTCACGACAAAGCGACTCAGCAATTAATGTTCAAATACCTTGGATTTACTGAGGAAGAAGCCAAAAATCAGTTTGGATTCTTGATGGACGCATTTCAATATGGCGCGCCTCCTCACGGTGGTTTGGCCTTTGGTTTGGACAGATTGGTTGCCATTTTGGGCGGCCAGGAAACCATCCGTGACTTCATTGCTTTCCCAAAAAACAATTCAGGCCGCGATGTAATGATCGATGCGCCAGCTACGATTGACGACAAGCAATTAGCCGAATTATCGATTGCGGTTACCGCAAAATAA
- a CDS encoding NADH-quinone oxidoreductase subunit B, protein MSDQKINIVDAPEGYTGEGFFATKLSDVVGMARANSLWPLPFATSCCGIEFMATMASHYDIARFGSERMSFSPRQADMLLVMGTIAKKMGPVLRQVYEQMAEPRWVIAVGACATSGGIFDTYSVLQGIDKVIPVDVYVPGCPPRPEQILDGVLRLQDLVRSESVRRRSSPEYQELLASYNIK, encoded by the coding sequence ATGAGCGATCAAAAAATAAATATAGTAGATGCACCCGAAGGCTATACCGGCGAAGGGTTTTTTGCTACAAAATTAAGCGATGTAGTTGGTATGGCAAGAGCAAATTCGCTTTGGCCTTTACCTTTCGCTACTTCTTGCTGCGGAATTGAATTTATGGCAACGATGGCTTCTCACTACGATATTGCACGTTTTGGATCTGAGCGAATGAGTTTCTCTCCACGTCAAGCTGATATGTTGCTAGTAATGGGAACAATCGCTAAAAAAATGGGACCTGTTCTTCGTCAAGTTTACGAGCAAATGGCTGAGCCTAGATGGGTTATCGCGGTTGGAGCTTGTGCCACTTCAGGAGGAATTTTTGATACTTACTCGGTGCTGCAAGGTATTGACAAAGTGATTCCTGTAGATGTTTACGTTCCTGGATGTCCACCTCGACCTGAGCAAATTTTAGATGGTGTTTTACGCCTTCAAGATTTGGTGAGAAGCGAGTCAGTACGCAGAAGAAGTTCGCCTGAATATCAGGAATTATTAGCCTCTTATAATATCAAATAA
- a CDS encoding efflux RND transporter periplasmic adaptor subunit produces MKKIIYIVIGVALVAAVVFTLVGNKKQNAADVAIVAEKSASVAVRVDTIGTAAVETDFVANGNFEPSQSLTFSAENSGRVTRVLVEEGSSVRIGQTLAIIKGDRLSVDVNNAKAAYENAVADRQRYENAFATGGVTQQQLEQAKLAAVNAKARLSQANISFGDATIKSSINGVVNKKHIEPGSVVSPGTPLFDLVNISTLKLKVTVNEGQITTLKKGDKVDVKASVFPNDSFEGKITFIAPVADASLSFPVEIEIAKNPDNKLKAGMYGTATFVTSNTDAAKSQIKTAPRSAFVGSVSSNQVFVVKDGTALLTKVVSGRILGDKVEILDGLNDGDVVVTSGQINLSDSTKVDVVK; encoded by the coding sequence ATGAAAAAAATAATATATATCGTAATTGGAGTAGCTTTGGTAGCTGCCGTTGTTTTTACTTTAGTGGGCAATAAAAAACAAAACGCTGCCGATGTAGCTATTGTAGCAGAAAAAAGCGCTTCGGTTGCAGTTCGTGTTGATACCATTGGAACTGCAGCTGTGGAGACAGATTTTGTAGCAAACGGAAATTTTGAACCATCACAATCATTAACTTTTTCTGCAGAAAATTCAGGCCGAGTAACAAGAGTACTTGTAGAAGAAGGAAGTTCAGTAAGAATTGGACAAACTCTAGCTATTATCAAAGGAGATAGACTTTCTGTTGATGTAAATAATGCAAAAGCGGCTTACGAAAATGCAGTTGCAGATCGTCAACGCTACGAAAATGCTTTTGCAACTGGAGGTGTAACCCAACAACAATTGGAGCAAGCAAAACTCGCTGCCGTTAATGCAAAAGCGCGTTTGTCTCAGGCAAATATTTCTTTTGGAGACGCTACAATCAAATCGTCTATTAATGGTGTCGTAAATAAAAAGCATATCGAACCAGGATCTGTCGTTTCGCCTGGAACTCCATTATTTGATCTTGTAAATATTTCGACTTTAAAATTAAAAGTTACCGTAAACGAAGGACAGATTACAACGCTTAAAAAAGGAGATAAAGTAGATGTAAAAGCTTCGGTTTTTCCAAATGACTCATTTGAAGGTAAAATTACTTTCATCGCTCCAGTGGCAGATGCTTCTTTAAGTTTCCCTGTAGAAATTGAAATCGCAAAAAATCCAGATAATAAATTGAAAGCTGGAATGTACGGAACAGCCACTTTTGTGACTAGCAATACTGATGCTGCAAAAAGTCAAATCAAAACTGCGCCAAGAAGTGCATTCGTAGGAAGTGTTTCTAGTAACCAAGTATTTGTGGTAAAAGATGGAACTGCACTCTTAACGAAAGTAGTATCAGGAAGAATTCTTGGAGACAAAGTGGAAATTCTTGACGGACTTAATGACGGTGATGTTGTAGTTACCAGCGGACAAATAAACTTGAGCGACAGTACGAAAGTGGATGTTGTTAAATAA
- a CDS encoding NADH-quinone oxidoreductase subunit C, which yields MALENNIIQEKLVATFGNDVFNFETDKDIFTFEITAEINQAVILFLKNDPILKFNFLTDMCGIHYPKNEDERTYCVVYHMHNWIDNKRVLIKTYFNQEKPDLKTISNIFACSNWMEREAYDFYGINFIGHPQLKRILNMDEMTSFPMRKEFPLEDQGRTDKDDRFFGRTRENRPLDDQSTINKI from the coding sequence ATGGCTTTAGAAAATAATATTATTCAAGAGAAACTCGTAGCTACTTTTGGCAACGATGTTTTTAACTTTGAAACAGATAAAGATATTTTTACATTCGAAATAACCGCTGAAATCAATCAGGCGGTTATTCTGTTTTTGAAAAATGACCCAATCTTGAAGTTCAATTTTTTGACCGATATGTGTGGAATTCACTATCCAAAAAATGAAGACGAAAGGACTTATTGCGTTGTGTATCACATGCACAACTGGATTGATAACAAACGTGTTTTAATCAAAACGTACTTCAACCAAGAGAAGCCAGACTTAAAAACGATTTCGAATATTTTCGCTTGTTCAAATTGGATGGAGCGCGAAGCTTATGATTTTTACGGAATCAACTTTATTGGGCATCCACAATTGAAGCGAATTTTGAATATGGATGAGATGACTTCTTTCCCTATGCGTAAAGAATTTCCTTTGGAAGATCAAGGACGTACAGACAAGGATGACCGTTTCTTTGGCCGTACTAGAGAAAACCGACCGTTAGACGATCAGTCTACAATCAACAAAATTTAA
- a CDS encoding type II toxin-antitoxin system TacA family antitoxin gives MPTKETNQQEKARFDTRLSKEQKLMFEKAALIGGYRNLTDFVVSAVQEKAKEIILQKEQVIASQRDAELFFNAITNAPKPNKDLVDAVSEYNNQLSK, from the coding sequence ATGCCAACTAAAGAAACTAATCAACAAGAAAAAGCACGATTCGACACTCGTTTAAGTAAAGAGCAAAAATTAATGTTTGAAAAAGCTGCACTTATTGGAGGATACAGAAATTTAACCGATTTTGTAGTTTCGGCTGTTCAAGAAAAAGCCAAAGAAATTATATTGCAAAAAGAGCAGGTTATCGCTTCTCAAAGAGATGCGGAACTATTTTTTAATGCAATCACCAATGCGCCAAAACCCAATAAAGACTTGGTTGATGCTGTATCTGAGTACAATAATCAATTATCCAAATGA
- a CDS encoding cold-shock protein, which yields MRTGTVKFFNESKGYGFITDEETGKDIFVHASGIRAEELREGDRVSYEEEEGRKGKVAAQVVALED from the coding sequence ATGCGTACAGGTACAGTTAAATTTTTCAATGAGTCAAAAGGTTACGGATTCATCACAGACGAAGAAACAGGAAAAGACATTTTTGTTCACGCTTCAGGAATCAGAGCTGAAGAGCTTAGAGAAGGTGACAGAGTTAGCTATGAAGAAGAAGAGGGAAGAAAAGGTAAAGTTGCTGCTCAGGTAGTTGCCTTGGAAGACTAA
- a CDS encoding GNAT family N-acetyltransferase: MIYLTESLNSNHRKKEFSSGNDMLDNYFRNQASQDIKRKLSACFVLNDEVSNLIKGFYTLANNSITQDLIPQEFQKKLPFSYKSIPTTLLGRLAIDKRFQKQGVGKLLLVDALNRSYEISKSIGSFAVIVDPIDNDAENFYDKYGFIKLPDSGKMFLPMNTIKTLFE; this comes from the coding sequence ATGATATACTTAACCGAAAGTTTAAATTCAAACCACAGAAAAAAAGAATTTTCTTCTGGCAATGATATGCTTGATAATTATTTTCGGAATCAGGCAAGTCAAGATATAAAGCGGAAACTATCCGCTTGTTTTGTACTCAACGACGAAGTTTCAAATTTGATTAAAGGTTTTTATACTTTGGCAAATAATAGCATAACACAAGATTTGATTCCGCAAGAATTTCAAAAAAAACTTCCTTTTTCTTATAAATCTATTCCTACAACTTTATTGGGGCGATTAGCAATTGATAAAAGATTTCAAAAGCAAGGAGTCGGAAAACTTCTCTTAGTCGATGCATTAAATCGTAGTTACGAAATTTCAAAATCCATCGGTTCATTTGCAGTTATCGTTGATCCAATCGATAATGATGCAGAAAACTTTTACGACAAGTATGGTTTCATAAAATTACCCGACAGCGGAAAAATGTTTTTACCGATGAATACAATTAAGACTTTATTTGAATAG
- a CDS encoding efflux RND transporter permease subunit has protein sequence MKLVDISIKRPSLIIVLFIILLVGGIFSYSQLSYELIPKFEVNVVTVSTIYPGASPGEVENTVTKKLEDAVSTLENVKKIESKSYESLSVVMITLTSDADADYSLNDAQRKINAVLKDLPEDVDPPSLSKFSLSDLPIMTIGATANMDDVEFYDLLDKKIQPILSRVQGVAQVNLVGGQEREIQVSLDAEKLKGFGLSIPQIQQAVLSSNLDFPTGNIKTRENSTLIRLSGKYKDVQELRNLVVSSQNGIQIRLSDVADVQDSQKEVDKISRVNQQSSIILQVVKQSDANAVSVSEQTNATIQRLQAEYKDAGLKLSVANDSSQFTLAAANSVMHDLFIAVALVAFVMLFFLHSFRNALIVMVSIPISLIATFIGIYLMGYTLNLMSLLGLSLVVGILVDDAIVVLENIHRHMEMGKNKVRAAYDGASEIGFTVVAITLVIVVVFLPIAMSTGLVSNIITQFCVTVIIATLLSLLTSFTIVPWLFSRYGKLEHLTNKSVFGRVVLAFERGLDSFTHTVTNILNWSLKHKIATLLIVVAIFVGSLLLPIFGFVGGEFFAKTDKGEFLVQIELPKDASIEQTNFMTQKAEAFLRKNSDIVDLITTIGQTSEGMGASQSTAYKSEIHVKLVEKDEREDNSFIFAAKIKRTLEKELVGAKVKTVPMGLLGADQAPIALTVTGPDLEGVMDFATKAAAKLSKIDGASEVKLTSEDGNPEINVQVDRDKMAALGLSLSTVGMTMQTAFSGNTDGKFRAGEYEYDINIRYDEYDRSSITDVSNIVFTNNQQQQIKLSQFASITQSSGPSMLERRDKSTAVTIQAQTVGRPTGSVAADWEAQFTEMERPTGVNYVWGGDMENQTEGFGTLGFAMIAAILLVYLVMVALYDSFITPFVVLFSIPLSFIGALLALALTNNSLNIFTILGIIMLIGLVCKNAILLVDFANHRKAEGENTHNALVQANHARLRPILMTTIAMVFGMLPIALANGAAAEMNNGLAWVIIGGLLSSLFLTLIIVPVVYAIFDSIQARFNRGKEPSNYPELMVADYVPAEISEDGFTTKHT, from the coding sequence ATGAAATTAGTAGATATATCCATTAAAAGACCTTCCCTAATTATTGTATTATTTATAATACTATTAGTGGGTGGTATCTTCAGCTACAGTCAGCTGAGCTATGAACTGATCCCAAAGTTTGAAGTAAACGTGGTGACAGTTTCAACAATCTATCCAGGTGCTTCGCCAGGAGAGGTTGAAAATACGGTTACCAAAAAGTTAGAAGATGCGGTTTCTACCCTTGAGAACGTAAAGAAAATTGAATCTAAGTCGTACGAGAGCCTTTCGGTGGTGATGATTACATTAACCTCAGATGCCGATGCCGATTATTCTTTGAATGATGCGCAACGAAAGATTAACGCAGTACTTAAAGATTTGCCAGAAGATGTAGATCCACCATCCTTAAGTAAATTCTCTTTGAGCGATTTGCCAATTATGACCATCGGTGCCACCGCAAATATGGACGATGTTGAGTTTTATGACCTTTTGGACAAGAAAATTCAGCCAATTTTATCACGTGTGCAAGGTGTTGCTCAAGTAAATCTTGTGGGTGGTCAAGAGAGAGAAATTCAAGTAAGTCTTGATGCAGAAAAGCTTAAAGGTTTTGGACTTTCTATCCCTCAAATTCAGCAAGCGGTGTTGAGTTCAAATCTTGACTTCCCTACTGGAAATATCAAGACACGAGAAAATAGTACTTTGATTCGTCTTTCTGGAAAATATAAAGATGTTCAAGAACTTAGAAATCTTGTGGTTTCATCTCAAAACGGAATTCAAATTAGACTTTCGGATGTTGCAGATGTTCAAGATAGTCAGAAAGAAGTAGATAAAATTTCCAGAGTAAATCAGCAAAGTTCGATTATTCTTCAAGTTGTAAAACAATCTGATGCCAATGCAGTATCGGTAAGTGAGCAGACAAACGCAACAATCCAAAGGCTTCAAGCAGAATATAAAGATGCAGGTTTAAAGTTGAGCGTTGCCAACGATAGTAGTCAGTTTACTTTGGCTGCAGCCAATTCCGTAATGCACGATTTATTTATTGCAGTAGCACTTGTGGCATTCGTAATGTTATTTTTCCTTCATAGTTTTAGAAATGCACTGATCGTAATGGTATCTATTCCGATATCGCTAATAGCAACTTTTATCGGAATCTATTTGATGGGTTATACCTTAAACTTAATGAGTTTACTTGGATTGTCACTTGTGGTAGGTATTCTTGTGGATGATGCTATTGTGGTATTAGAAAATATTCACAGGCATATGGAAATGGGTAAAAATAAAGTTCGAGCTGCTTACGACGGAGCTTCCGAAATTGGATTCACTGTAGTTGCCATTACGCTGGTTATTGTGGTTGTATTCTTGCCAATTGCGATGAGCACAGGATTGGTTTCGAATATTATCACGCAATTTTGTGTAACGGTAATTATCGCAACACTTCTTTCATTACTAACCTCCTTTACTATAGTGCCGTGGTTGTTTTCTAGATATGGAAAATTAGAACATTTGACTAATAAGTCTGTTTTTGGACGTGTAGTCCTTGCTTTCGAAAGAGGTTTAGATAGCTTTACTCATACAGTTACAAATATCTTAAACTGGTCATTGAAGCATAAGATTGCCACATTGTTAATCGTTGTTGCCATATTTGTCGGGTCACTTTTACTACCAATATTCGGATTTGTGGGGGGAGAATTTTTTGCCAAAACAGACAAAGGAGAATTCCTAGTTCAGATTGAGCTTCCAAAAGATGCAAGTATTGAGCAAACCAATTTTATGACTCAAAAGGCAGAGGCTTTCTTACGTAAAAATTCAGATATTGTCGACTTAATTACTACAATAGGTCAGACAAGTGAAGGAATGGGAGCTTCACAATCAACAGCATACAAATCTGAAATTCACGTTAAGCTAGTCGAAAAAGATGAACGTGAAGACAACTCGTTTATTTTTGCTGCCAAGATAAAAAGAACTTTAGAAAAAGAGCTTGTTGGCGCAAAAGTTAAAACAGTTCCGATGGGATTATTAGGAGCAGATCAGGCGCCAATTGCCCTGACTGTAACTGGTCCAGATCTAGAAGGCGTTATGGATTTTGCCACAAAAGCTGCGGCAAAATTATCTAAGATTGATGGAGCATCAGAAGTCAAATTAACATCCGAAGATGGAAATCCCGAAATCAATGTCCAAGTTGACCGCGATAAAATGGCTGCTCTCGGATTGTCACTTTCAACAGTGGGTATGACAATGCAAACTGCCTTTAGTGGTAACACTGACGGAAAATTTAGAGCTGGAGAATATGAGTACGACATTAATATTAGGTATGACGAGTATGACCGTTCTAGCATCACAGATGTAAGTAATATCGTGTTTACCAACAACCAACAACAGCAAATTAAGCTCTCTCAATTTGCAAGCATCACTCAAAGTTCAGGTCCATCAATGCTCGAGCGTCGTGACAAGAGTACTGCTGTAACTATTCAGGCACAAACTGTGGGTAGGCCAACCGGATCTGTAGCTGCAGATTGGGAAGCACAGTTTACAGAAATGGAAAGACCAACGGGAGTTAACTACGTTTGGGGCGGTGATATGGAAAATCAGACAGAAGGTTTTGGTACTTTAGGATTTGCGATGATTGCTGCAATTTTGTTGGTATATCTAGTGATGGTTGCACTTTACGATAGTTTTATCACGCCATTTGTCGTATTATTCTCGATTCCTTTATCATTTATTGGAGCACTTCTCGCACTTGCTTTGACGAACAACTCACTGAACATCTTTACCATTTTGGGTATCATTATGTTGATTGGTCTGGTCTGTAAGAATGCCATTTTGCTGGTCGATTTCGCCAATCACAGAAAAGCCGAAGGTGAAAACACACACAATGCACTTGTTCAAGCCAACCACGCTAGGCTTCGTCCAATTTTGATGACCACGATCGCGATGGTCTTCGGGATGTTGCCAATTGCTCTTGCAAATGGTGCTGCTGCCGAAATGAACAACGGTCTTGCATGGGTAATTATCGGTGGATTGCTTTCATCTTTATTCCTAACCTTGATTATCGTTCCGGTTGTTTACGCGATTTTTGATAGTATTCAAGCACGTTTCAACCGTGGTAAAGAACCTTCAAACTATCCAGAATTAATGGTTGCAGATTACGTTCCGGCAGAAATTAGTGAAGATGGTTTTACTACTAAGCACACATAA
- a CDS encoding NTF2 fold immunity protein, which produces MKTLKCLSIILILLSTFSIAAQSNNNNSEQKLRATMELKYALSNQVQHNLIDDKRLIIKDSLTAIAVAETMLFELYSKKSIEKQKPYEIFLIDNHWIINGTLPTNKDGGTFLIIIDARNSKVIKITHGK; this is translated from the coding sequence ATGAAAACTCTCAAATGCCTTTCCATAATTTTAATATTACTATCGACTTTTTCCATTGCAGCCCAAAGCAACAATAACAATTCTGAACAAAAATTACGAGCGACGATGGAATTAAAATATGCGTTAAGTAATCAAGTTCAGCATAATCTAATTGATGACAAAAGATTAATCATTAAAGATAGTTTGACGGCAATAGCTGTTGCTGAAACAATGCTATTTGAACTTTACAGCAAAAAAAGCATAGAAAAACAAAAACCTTACGAAATATTCCTAATCGACAATCATTGGATTATAAATGGAACACTTCCAACAAATAAAGATGGTGGAACCTTCTTGATAATCATTGATGCTCGGAACTCTAAAGTGATTAAAATTACTCACGGTAAATAG